In the Natrinema sp. CBA1119 genome, GGCGAGAGAAACGACTGTCCGCTCACGTTAATCCACGTCCCGCCGACGAGGTCGTTGAACGCCGGTACGACAACCGCGCGCGGAGGGGTTTCGTCCGCAGCCTCGAGCCACGATACTTCCTCGTACTCGGGCCGGTCGCGAAACGGGCCGGGATCGAGCCGACCGCGGAGCCACGCGCGCTCGACGCGACTCCCGCCGACCTCGTCCTCGAGTCGCACGCAGGGGTGTTCGTGACCCAGACAGACCACCTCGCTCTCGAGGACCGCTCGGGAGGGCCACGTGTGCCCGTGACAGACGCCGATATCGCCGAGCGCGATTCCCTCGCCGGGGACCACGGTAACCGTCGCCCCGATATCGTTGCCGTCCGCGAGCCAGGTTTCGATTCTCCCGTCGTGGTTGCCCTTGACGACAGTGACCTCGAGATCGTCCGAAAAAGACTCGAACAGCACCTCGAGTTCGCCGCGTTCGGCCCCGCCCGGATCGCCGATCGAGTGCATGAGGTCGCCGAGGACGACCAGCCGATCGGGATCGGTTCGCTCGAGCAGCGCCAGCAGTCGCTCGCGGCGGTCGGGCGCGCGGCTCGGAACGTCGACGCCGCGCTCGGAGCGCAAGCCGGCCTCGTAGCCGGCGTGATAGTCGGCGACGAGCAACGCGCTCTCGCCCTCGATCGCCGCGGTCGCGGCCGGTTCGCCGGGAACCGGTTCGACGCGAGCGGGCGGCGACGGGGTCTCGGCCGGAGGCCGGTCAGAATCGTCTCGCATCGCGGCCGCTCAGATAGCTTTCAGCGTCTCGTCGTCGGGCTCGTAACACTGGCCGCCCATCAGCGCGTCTTGGATGGCGTCCTCCACGTCGTCGGCGGACGCCCCTGTGTCGGCGGCGACCGTCTCGATCAGCTCCGTCCGATCGGCACCGTCGCCGTCGTCGAGGTCGTTCATCGTCTCGACGACGGCGGCCTCGAGATCGACGTCTTCGGCCGGTTCGTCGTTCGCGACCGACTCGTCATCCGGTTCGGTGCCATCGGGTTCGGATTCCACGTCGGCTGCAGGTTCTGACTCGGCGGCTTCGTCCGATTCCGCGTCTTCGAGTCCGGATTCGGGCGGTGTTCCGATATCGTCGTCGGACTCGTCGGATTCCCCACCGGTGATCGCGTCGCCGTCGTCGGATTCGGCGTCGTCCGGTTCCGATTCCCCCTCGAGCTCGTCGGCCGCGGCGTCTTCGGGTTCGGGAACGTCGATTCCCGCTTCCCCGGGCTCGTCGACCTCGGAGCCGGCGGTGAACTCCGTGCCGAACTCCTCCTCGAGCTCTTCGCGTTCCGACTCGTCCATCTCGTACATGCCGTCGTCGACGTCGCCGGCGTCGAAGTCGCCGAGTTCGTCGTCGGCTTGGTCATCGTTGTCGTCGGGTTCCGACGCCGCGACGACGGTAGTCTCGTCGTCGACCTCGCTCATCGCCTCGTCACTGCGTGCCGTCTCGTCACCGTCGTCCTCGGCCTCGAGGGTATCGGCTGCCGTCTCGCCCGTATCGACCTCGACGTCAGATTCGTCAGTGTCGTCCGACTCGACGGCCGGTTCGTCGGCATCGCTCAATTCGTCGGAACCGTCGGATTCGTCGGTATCGTCCACATCGGCATCGGGCTCTACCGCGGCGTCCGCAGTCTCGAGATCCGCATCGATGTCGGTACTCTCGTGTCCCTCACTCGTCGCCGTTCCGGCCGCGGAGCCGGAATGCGTGTCTTCGGGGTCGGCCGCGGCCGTACCGCTCCCGTCGGTCGTCGCCGCGACCGGCTCCGCCGTTTCGGGTTCGGATTCGAAACGTGCCTCGAGCGCGTCGGTATCGACGCCGTCGAGGTCGGCGAGCGAGGCAAACGTCGCGTCGTACTCGGGGCTCGTCGCGTCGGGTGCGAGAGCGAGTCCGCTCACCTGATCGCGCTCGCCCGCGACGACTTCGACCGCCTCGAGGGCGCACGCTCGCAGCGCCGCGAGGTACGACGGCGTCGTCCCGTAGTGCTCCCGTGCGAGCGGAATCCCCGCCGCGAGGCCGGATTCGACGCCGGCCTCGAGCAGCGCGTCGGTCAGTTCCTCGCTATCCGCGGAGCGTGGCTCCGCACTTCCCTTGAACTCGGCGGCTCCGGCGTAGGTTCCGATGCGATCGAGGGTCTGCTCGGCCGCGCTGACGACCCAGCGGTCCCGGGTGTCGGCGTCGACCGTCGCGATGGTCTCCGGTCGGATCGAGGTGTAGACCTGATCCGAATCGTCGGGCTGGAAGGTCCGGGCCTTTCCCGTCACCGCGACGAACGCGGGCGGTTCGGCCTGCTCGAGGAAGGCCAGTTCGTCGGGCTGGTACTGGCCGGCGTAGACGACGAACGCGCCGGTCGGATCGACGACGCGGGCCCGAACCATCTCGTCGTTGACCGATGTGACTTCGGTCAGCGTTCCGACGGCGAAGACGCGGTTGAGTCGCGCGCCGGTCGGCGTGATCACGTAGTTCGGCGCGCGTTCCTCGTCGCTCTCCGCGTAGGAGAACGAGGCGTCGTCGTACTCGGCAGCGAAGAGCCGGTAGGCGAGTTCCCGCCCCGGAATCTCGTCGTCGCCGTCGCCGTTCGCGCTCATGCGTCCACCTCCTCGAGGAAGGCACTCGCACGGGTCGCCGGATCGTCGTCGCTCTCCTCGAAGGTCTCGGCGTCGAGATTCGCGCCGTACTCGTCGACCGAGAGGTGCCCTCGGACGCGGTACTCGCGACCGACGATGCGTTCGCGGATCCGATCCGCCACGACCTCCTGGTCCATCGCCTCGCGGGCCTGCTCGAGGGCGTCTTCGAGGGTCCCGTCGTAGACTCGCTCGGTAAGGTCGTCGTCGAGGACGACGGTGACGGTCCCGGTGCCGTCGTCGAGGATCGCCTTGACGCGCAGGTCGTCGATCCCGTCAACGTCGCCGTGGGTTCGGCACTGTCCCTTCTGGATGACCCGATAACACTCCGGACAGCGCTGAATGAGCCCGGAGCCGTCGCGGACCGCGAGCAGGTTCCCCACGACTTCGACGTCGTAGATGCCGCCGGTGGCGACGGCGTCGCCGACGTCCATCGTCGACGTGTCGGTTCCGACGTCGATCTCGCGGTCGAGTTCGGTGACTCGAGAGAATTCCGAGACGTTGACCTCGGGCACCCCGCGGAACTCCTGTACGTAGGCGTTCTCGATGCGGACCGTTCCGCCGTCTTCGATTTCGGGGGCCGGATCCCAGTTCGTGAAGGGGAGCCGCCCGCTCTCGTCGCCGAAGACGCCGCTCAGGATGTCCGTCTCGCCGTCGCGGCCATCGATCGTCTTTCGCTCGCACTCGAGGACGCTGACCTCGATGGTGACCGCGCGGTCGCCGGTCCGCAGCTCGGCCAGTTGCGCGTCGCCGCCGCTCTCGTAGGGCACCTCGAGGGACTCCTCCTGGAAGGACAGCGAGGTGCTCTCGCCGAGGTTGAGTTCGGGTTCGCCGTCCCACTCGCGGACGCCCGCGTTGCCCGCGGTGATCGTGTCGCCCGCCGAGAGGCCGAAGTCCTCCCACGCGGTGTAGTCGATGACGCCGGTGTCGTCGGCCAGTCGGCCTTCGACGATGACGTGATCGGAGCCCTGATAGCGGATCGATCGCTCGCCCGCGGTCAGGACGACGCCCGTGACGGTGACGTTGCCGTCGTCGGTCGTGATTTCGGCGATATCCTTCGCCGACGGCGCGCCGCCACCGCCGCTGGAGCCGCCGCCGTACTTCCGCCGGAGGCTCTGTTTCGCCTCGTCGATCGGGACGCTGTACTCCACCAAGTTCTGCAGGTCGTCTGTGACCTCCTCTTTGTCAACACCGAGGTCGGAGGCGAGATCCTCGGCATGATCGTCGAGTTCCATCACTTGCCTTTGGAGTTGGGGTGTAAAAAGCGTTCCCGGAGGAGGGTGGAAGTGAACGGATCGACCGACGTCGACGTCGACGAAGTCGTCGGTGTCTCGGCACCGATCAGGACCCGTAGCGCCACGGCGGACCACCCGCAGCGTCGCGGCGGACCCGTCATAGTAGCTGTCGATTTGCAGGCCGAAGCATAGAACGGTCCCGTTGGAGAACGAGACGAATGGCTACCGTCGAGACCGTCCTTTCGTCAATTTTTAGCACCGTTCCCGAACTTCATTCGGGCCAGCTCGGGCTTCTCTCCGGTATTCTCATCGGAATCATCTACTGGCACGGCTACCGCCGGTCGTCGCTCGCGCTTTGCACCGCGTTCTATCTGCTGGCGCTCGGTATCGTGCCCGCTTCCACGAGGGGTCTCACAGTGATACAGTCCAAGCCGTGGTACTTCTGCTCGTTCCTGGTTCTCACCTCGTTCGTCGCCGTCGGCGGACACGCCGTACGGTCGCGGTTCTCCCCCTCGAGCCGCACTCGATCGCTGACGGTCGGACGGAAGGACGCTTGACCGGTCCGCTCTCCCTCGCCGACGGGACGGAGGCGGGTATCACCCGCGGAGCAACGGAGGCCACCGACCGCGCTACTCCCGTTCGCGGGAGACGGGGAGGCGGAACCTGATACCGGCATCGCGGAGCTTCCATCTGATCTCGAGCCCCGCCCAGGTCAGCCCCGACAGGAGTCCGACGGCGATCGCGGCGGCTGCAGTTTCGCCGACCCAGACCGGCGCGACGAAGATGAGCGCGTTATAGACTCGATGGGGGAGGATCGACTCGACGACGCCGCCGAGGAACGCGAACGCGTCGATCCCGGAGCCGTCGGTTCCGCCGTCGTCTTCGGTTACCGTCCGAGACTCGAGGCCGAGTTCCCGGGCGCTCTGCCCGCTTTCGCTCTCGGCACCGGTCTCGAGGCGCTCGGCGTCGTAGGGGAGGGTCGACTCGACCGTCCAGACGATGTCGCCGGACTCGTCGACCTCGATGACGCGGTTGCCGTGGGTGTCGGTGATCAAGGTGTTCCCGTTCGGAAGCCGGTCCGCGTCGCGGGGCCACTGGATCCGATCGTCTTCCCACAGCCAGCTTCGGTTCCACTCGCCGTCCTCGCGCTGGAACTCCTTGATCCGGCCGTTCTCGGAGTCGGCGACGAGGACGGCCGGTCCGCCTCGACTCTCGGGGATGAAGTCGGGGTTGTGCTGTTCGTTCAGAACGTCGGCATCGTTCTCGCCGCCGAGGGTCCAGTTCTCGAGCAGGCCCTCCTCTCGGTCGAGGAAGACGACCCGATTCTGGTTTCGAACACTGACCATGATCCGGCCTTCCATCCGGCCGTCCTCGATATACTCGACGTCGTTGATGTGCGTCCAGTCGTTCGGGAACGAGTGGCCGCTCTCCAGCGGGAACTCGCTCTGGGCGTCCCAGAGCCACTCGACGATCTCGGTCTCCGTGTCGACGATGAAGACCTGATCCGCGACGATGTCGGCGACGAGAACGTGGCGCTCGTCGATGCGGTCCATGTCGTGCCACTCGGCGGCGGTCTCCTTGTGATCGTAGCGTTCGTAGACGACCTCGACCGCGCCGGTCTCGAGGTCGACGCGCTCGATGACGTTCCTGGCGCACGGCGGATCGCCGCAGTTGGCCCCTTCCGTGTGGATCGTGTCGGTCGCGGTGTACTCGACGGTCAGCGGATCGCCCTCGACCGGATCGACGTCAAAGTACTTCGTTCGCGAGTTGTTGTAGTAGCGGACCTCCCCGTTAGGTTGGTAGGCCGTAATCGTCCCCGCTCGACCCGATTCGGTCACGACGGTGTGATTCTCGGTCGGCGGTGCCTCCGGGACGGCTTCTTTCGACGCCGTCGAGAGGCCGCCCGACGCCGCGGCGGCGACGACGGCGGTCGAGAGCAGCACGACGACGCCAAGGCCGACCCGAATTCGGGTGCGCGTGAGCGCCGATCGGACTCGAGCGAGCGACGAACGCGGGCGGGTCGTCACGGTATTACCTCCGCGACCCGAAACGGAGCCGCTCGGGGAGCCATCAGTCGTCGATTTCAGGGAGAGGTAGTAGTAGTTTTCCCGCTCGTTCGCAACGCGACCGCGGATCGGGCCGAGTGAGACGCTGATCGGTGCGGTCCGATCGAACGTGTCAGGGCCGCGGTGCAGCTTTCTGTAGCGCCGTCTCGGCGATGTTGCCGCCGTAATCGGCGCTCCGTGACAGCGAGTCGACGATCAGCCCCAGTGACTGGGCCTGCACCGGGTCGAGATCCCGGAGCATATCGTCGATCTGGCGGGTGTGCTCGTCGATCTCGAGGACGGCCTCCCGGG is a window encoding:
- a CDS encoding metallophosphoesterase gives rise to the protein MRDDSDRPPAETPSPPARVEPVPGEPAATAAIEGESALLVADYHAGYEAGLRSERGVDVPSRAPDRRERLLALLERTDPDRLVVLGDLMHSIGDPGGAERGELEVLFESFSDDLEVTVVKGNHDGRIETWLADGNDIGATVTVVPGEGIALGDIGVCHGHTWPSRAVLESEVVCLGHEHPCVRLEDEVGGSRVERAWLRGRLDPGPFRDRPEYEEVSWLEAADETPPRAVVVPAFNDLVGGTWINVSGQSFLSPFLPAGLASGEAYLLDGTRLGPYESI
- a CDS encoding arylsulfotransferase family protein, producing MTTRPRSSLARVRSALTRTRIRVGLGVVVLLSTAVVAAAASGGLSTASKEAVPEAPPTENHTVVTESGRAGTITAYQPNGEVRYYNNSRTKYFDVDPVEGDPLTVEYTATDTIHTEGANCGDPPCARNVIERVDLETGAVEVVYERYDHKETAAEWHDMDRIDERHVLVADIVADQVFIVDTETEIVEWLWDAQSEFPLESGHSFPNDWTHINDVEYIEDGRMEGRIMVSVRNQNRVVFLDREEGLLENWTLGGENDADVLNEQHNPDFIPESRGGPAVLVADSENGRIKEFQREDGEWNRSWLWEDDRIQWPRDADRLPNGNTLITDTHGNRVIEVDESGDIVWTVESTLPYDAERLETGAESESGQSARELGLESRTVTEDDGGTDGSGIDAFAFLGGVVESILPHRVYNALIFVAPVWVGETAAAAIAVGLLSGLTWAGLEIRWKLRDAGIRFRLPVSRERE
- a CDS encoding Single-stranded DNA binding protein, with the translated sequence MELDDHAEDLASDLGVDKEEVTDDLQNLVEYSVPIDEAKQSLRRKYGGGSSGGGGAPSAKDIAEITTDDGNVTVTGVVLTAGERSIRYQGSDHVIVEGRLADDTGVIDYTAWEDFGLSAGDTITAGNAGVREWDGEPELNLGESTSLSFQEESLEVPYESGGDAQLAELRTGDRAVTIEVSVLECERKTIDGRDGETDILSGVFGDESGRLPFTNWDPAPEIEDGGTVRIENAYVQEFRGVPEVNVSEFSRVTELDREIDVGTDTSTMDVGDAVATGGIYDVEVVGNLLAVRDGSGLIQRCPECYRVIQKGQCRTHGDVDGIDDLRVKAILDDGTGTVTVVLDDDLTERVYDGTLEDALEQAREAMDQEVVADRIRERIVGREYRVRGHLSVDEYGANLDAETFEESDDDPATRASAFLEEVDA